CCGGGGGACCAGCGCAGCAACCGAGTCAACCACCAGAACATCAATCGCATTGGAACGCACCAGTGTGTCGACGATCTCAAGCGCTTGCTCACCTGTGTCAGGCTGCGAGATGATCAATTCATCGATATCGACGCCGAGCTTCTTGGCATAGACCGGATCAAGCGCATGTTCCGCATCGACGAATGCGACTGTGCCGCCGCCTTTCTGCGCCTCTGCCAGCACATGCAGTGCCAGCGTGGTCTTACCCGAGCTTTCCGGCCCGTACACCTCGATCACACGGCCTTTGGGCAGACCGCCAATGCCGAGCGCGATATCCAAACCGAGCGAGCCGGTCGAAATCGATTCGACTTCCATCGCTTCTTTCGAGCCCAGCTTCATCGCCGAGCCTTTACCGAATGCGCGGTCAATCTGTGCGAGTGCCGCGTCGAGCGCCTTCTGACGGTCCACGTTCTTTTCCTTACCTTCTACAAGCTTAAGACTAGCTGCCATCACACGGCTCCCATTGATTGCCTAGGGGGTTAGATATTTTGCCCCCGATTCATCGGCTGCAACAGTATGTACCGCGTTTGTTCCAAAAGAACAAGAGCGGAACAAAAATTTTCTACAATGGCCCTGCGACACGCAGAATTCTGAGGCTTTTGCTGTTCTACCTATCCGCCAGATAAGCATCTGTATGGCGGATTTGCCAATTATGCGTTGTGCGCGAATTGGCTGGCAGATTGATCTCCACCACCCATTGACCATTCTTTACCCGCGCTTTCTTGCGCGGCCAGCGAACGTCAAAATTTTCGGGATAACCAATCACTATCCGCATACGTACCGGATGGTTGTTTGCGTTGGTCATTTCCGCCTTCATCCTGGTCCATTGACGGCCACTATCGTCAGGCTGTCGCTCGCTCATACGCCCGCATTTGGAGAATACTTGCGTGCTCGCGCCCAGTTCCAGCTCGATATCCTGCCCTACTGCATAATCGCGCATATCGAGTTCGGCGACCAGTTGCGTTCCCGCAGGGCCGGGTTCGAACAGGGCCATTCCGCCCATGGGCAGAGCTGCTCCCAACCCCTTCTCCTCTTCATTTTTCATGGTGAGGAGTATTTGCGTAAAGTTGATATTATCGCTGTCATCGATGTCGGCGAAACCCGTGTACGGGTCGCAATTCGCAACGTAGAGAAATTCGCCTTGCACCTGCTCCTTGTTGAGAAAAGCGACCTGTTTCAGCCCTTTCGCGGCGACAGTCATGGTCTCGGGGATACGGTAGAGCTTCAAATCGCCAAGTTGCTCTTCGCTCGCGACGACTGCGAGTTCAGTCTTCCGCTGCATGCGAGAGGCGGTGACGACAATCCTGTCCTCCGTTGCTTCCATCGGTGCCATCGCCATAGGCGGCGGCACAGCAACCGGTGTCGCATATGAATGGACGGCGGTACCAGCCGCCGTGCTGCCTAGCGGATAGCATGTCAGCCGCAATGGCCGCGCAGTTGGCGGGTCGGAAAGCCCGCGAAAGTCACTCTCGACATTGATCGTGCCGGCAACGGCCATCAAATCGGCATCAGGGAAGCTCTGCCCATTATCGTTGAGCACGGTCAGCCATGACAACAGCCGCAGCCCTACCTTTCCCTTCGCGCCCGTATCATCAAGCGTCGCAACATAGTTCGCCTGCCAGTCGAATCCCCATGCAAGGTAAGTCAGCGTGACTTGATATGTCCCGCCCGCCGGATCACGCGTGTCGATGCTGAAGACCGGATCGGCAGAGAGACCCTCCGGCACTGAATCGAATGTCAGCTTCTCCGGCAGACCGGAACACCGCACCGCTTCATACCCGTCGTGCGTCTGCAGCACGAGGCCGCCATCGGCGCGGGTGCGGATCACGGCGTCTTCACTGGCCGATGTGCCGGTGGCCGGATTGGTCCGGGTAATCTGCACGCGGTTGCCCAATGTGCCGTCCACTAGCGACGCTGGCGAGAGCAAATCGGCATTGCGGTTCTTTTCGATGGTTCCGCCGGGCAAGCCCGTCACGATCGCGCTGACCGCGACCATCCCCTCCGCCACACCATCAAAGCGAATGGTGGATTCGCCCGCGGGCAAAGTCAC
This genomic window from Pontixanthobacter aestiaquae contains:
- a CDS encoding DUF4139 domain-containing protein, which encodes MRRLLLVIMPLALLSAPASARDVVDASEPEALSVTVYRDPNRREGQEMNRNWPQGFAMISETRTVTLPAGESTIRFDGVAEGMVAVSAIVTGLPGGTIEKNRNADLLSPASLVDGTLGNRVQITRTNPATGTSASEDAVIRTRADGGLVLQTHDGYEAVRCSGLPEKLTFDSVPEGLSADPVFSIDTRDPAGGTYQVTLTYLAWGFDWQANYVATLDDTGAKGKVGLRLLSWLTVLNDNGQSFPDADLMAVAGTINVESDFRGLSDPPTARPLRLTCYPLGSTAAGTAVHSYATPVAVPPPMAMAPMEATEDRIVVTASRMQRKTELAVVASEEQLGDLKLYRIPETMTVAAKGLKQVAFLNKEQVQGEFLYVANCDPYTGFADIDDSDNINFTQILLTMKNEEEKGLGAALPMGGMALFEPGPAGTQLVAELDMRDYAVGQDIELELGASTQVFSKCGRMSERQPDDSGRQWTRMKAEMTNANNHPVRMRIVIGYPENFDVRWPRKKARVKNGQWVVEINLPANSRTTHNWQIRHTDAYLADR